The proteins below are encoded in one region of Mycobacterium pseudokansasii:
- a CDS encoding class I SAM-dependent methyltransferase — MAEQDRRRWDERYTDLGAPAPGAVGPPGAFVGHTDVFPTAGKAFDLACGPGLGAVWLAHRGLEVWGVDVSPVAIGQARDLAAHCGVADRCRFDVVDLDAGLPPGPPVDVIVCHKFLDPRLDRPIVARLAPGGLLAIAVLSEVGAAAGPFRAGRGQLRAAFAGLDVIAAGEGQGQAWLLARA; from the coding sequence GTGGCCGAGCAGGATCGCCGCCGCTGGGACGAGCGCTACACCGACCTGGGAGCGCCGGCGCCCGGCGCCGTCGGACCGCCCGGCGCCTTCGTGGGTCACACGGACGTATTCCCTACCGCGGGAAAGGCGTTCGATCTGGCCTGCGGTCCGGGACTGGGCGCGGTCTGGTTAGCACACCGAGGGTTAGAGGTGTGGGGAGTGGACGTCTCTCCGGTAGCGATTGGCCAGGCACGGGATTTGGCCGCGCATTGCGGGGTCGCCGATCGCTGTCGATTCGATGTTGTCGACCTGGATGCGGGTTTACCGCCGGGGCCACCCGTCGACGTGATCGTCTGCCATAAGTTCCTGGATCCCCGCCTGGACCGGCCGATCGTCGCACGCTTGGCACCGGGCGGGTTGCTGGCCATCGCCGTGCTCAGTGAGGTCGGCGCGGCTGCGGGTCCCTTCCGCGCCGGGCGGGGCCAGCTGCGGGCGGCATTTGCCGGACTGGACGTGATTGCCGCTGGGGAAGGCCAGGGGCAGGCCTGGCTGTTGGCACGGGCCTAA
- a CDS encoding acyl-CoA dehydrogenase family protein, which yields MSELFPAYRASWETDQHRELRKYAAEFLLKESTPNQERWAREHQVDREYWNKLGDAGLLGLDLPERFGGAGGDFGYSAVFAEEQALAHDTSSGWAVHSPIAAHYLNAYGTEEQKQRWLPGVISGDAVLAIAMTEPGAGSDLQGIRTTAVRDGSHYVINGSKTFISNGTHCDLLIIVTKTDPAAGAAGVSLIVAETDENLHGFERGRVLEKIGQHGQDTRELFFSDMRVPAANLLGDNEGLGFYQLMEQLARERLVIASQCAGLAECAVLEAIRYTRQREAFGRPLIKFQHSRFELAQLKAETLSIKTTVDHCVQQYIDGNNDPATASMAKLIAADKAVDIVDRCLQFFGGYGYMMEYPIARAYAAARVTKIYGGTSEIMKEIISRSL from the coding sequence ATGTCCGAGCTTTTCCCGGCCTACCGGGCTAGTTGGGAAACCGATCAACATCGCGAGCTGCGCAAGTACGCTGCCGAGTTCCTGCTCAAGGAGTCCACCCCCAACCAAGAACGCTGGGCCCGCGAGCATCAGGTCGATCGTGAGTATTGGAACAAGCTGGGCGACGCGGGGTTGCTCGGGCTGGACCTGCCCGAGCGGTTCGGCGGCGCCGGTGGCGATTTCGGTTATTCCGCGGTTTTCGCCGAAGAGCAGGCACTGGCGCACGATACCTCCTCGGGGTGGGCGGTGCACTCACCGATCGCCGCGCACTACCTCAACGCCTACGGCACTGAGGAACAGAAGCAACGTTGGCTGCCCGGGGTCATCAGCGGCGACGCCGTGCTGGCGATCGCGATGACCGAGCCCGGCGCCGGCTCCGACCTGCAGGGGATCCGCACCACCGCCGTCCGCGACGGCTCACACTATGTGATCAACGGTTCGAAGACCTTCATTTCCAACGGAACTCACTGTGATCTGCTGATCATCGTCACCAAGACGGATCCGGCGGCCGGCGCGGCCGGGGTTTCCCTGATCGTCGCCGAGACCGACGAGAATCTGCACGGCTTCGAGCGTGGCCGGGTCCTGGAAAAGATCGGCCAGCATGGCCAGGACACCCGGGAGTTGTTCTTCTCGGACATGCGCGTGCCGGCGGCAAACCTGCTCGGCGACAACGAGGGGCTGGGCTTCTACCAGCTGATGGAGCAGCTGGCCCGGGAGCGACTGGTCATCGCCTCGCAGTGCGCCGGTTTGGCCGAATGCGCGGTGCTCGAGGCGATCCGCTACACCAGGCAGCGGGAGGCATTCGGGCGCCCGCTGATCAAGTTCCAGCACAGCAGGTTTGAGTTGGCGCAGCTCAAGGCCGAGACGCTGTCGATCAAGACGACCGTCGACCACTGCGTGCAGCAGTACATCGACGGCAACAACGACCCGGCCACGGCGTCGATGGCCAAGCTGATCGCCGCGGACAAGGCGGTCGACATCGTCGATCGGTGCCTGCAGTTCTTCGGCGGCTACGGCTACATGATGGAATACCCCATCGCGCGCGCCTATGCGGCCGCACGAGTGACCAAGATCTACGGCGGCACAAGCGAAATCATGAAAGAGATCATCAGCCGTTCGCTGTAG
- a CDS encoding enoyl-CoA hydratase-related protein, whose protein sequence is MERRVLEAIIYEREPPIARIILNRVDKANTKDAVLVTEVDACLHEADRDREIKVVILKANGKGFCGGHVARWDPDENPYPDFGNTFEDLYKGTADLFLWPTLYLWEFPKPTISQIHGYCMGGGIYLGLLTDFCVASEDAYFQMPLAQSLGEPGGHTMIEPWLLMNWHRTMDWLLLAPTLSAQQALDWGLLNRVVPREDLEATVEEMARKIAQIPLTTLMAVKNNVKRAWELMGMRVHLQVSHILTNMVGAASDVQARRAELMQSGMKPRDFVAGDDS, encoded by the coding sequence ATGGAACGGCGCGTCCTCGAAGCGATCATCTACGAACGCGAACCGCCGATCGCGCGGATCATCCTGAATCGGGTCGACAAGGCCAACACCAAGGATGCGGTCCTGGTCACCGAAGTCGATGCCTGCCTGCATGAGGCCGACCGCGATAGAGAGATCAAAGTCGTCATTCTGAAGGCCAACGGCAAGGGCTTCTGCGGCGGGCACGTGGCGCGTTGGGATCCGGACGAAAACCCCTACCCGGATTTCGGCAATACCTTCGAGGACCTGTACAAGGGCACCGCCGACCTGTTCCTGTGGCCCACCCTGTACCTGTGGGAGTTCCCCAAGCCGACGATCTCCCAGATCCACGGCTACTGCATGGGCGGCGGCATCTATCTGGGCCTGTTGACCGACTTCTGCGTCGCCTCCGAGGACGCGTATTTCCAGATGCCGCTTGCCCAAAGCCTGGGAGAGCCCGGCGGGCACACCATGATCGAGCCGTGGTTGCTGATGAACTGGCACCGCACCATGGACTGGCTGCTGCTGGCGCCGACCCTGTCGGCGCAACAGGCCCTCGACTGGGGTCTGCTCAACCGGGTGGTGCCCCGCGAGGACCTGGAAGCCACCGTCGAGGAGATGGCGCGCAAGATCGCGCAGATCCCGCTCACGACGCTGATGGCGGTGAAGAACAACGTGAAGCGGGCCTGGGAACTGATGGGAATGCGGGTGCACCTGCAGGTCAGCCATATTCTGACCAACATGGTCGGCGCCGCATCCGATGTTCAGGCGCGTCGGGCCGAGCTGATGCAGTCCGGAATGAAGCCGCGCGATTTCGTCGCCGGCGACGACTCCTAG